Genomic segment of Salvelinus sp. IW2-2015 linkage group LG17, ASM291031v2, whole genome shotgun sequence:
ttcacattttgccatgaggcttagacaaaatgttgctgttttaaagctaatttcctgctgcTCAACACACCTttcatgaggctgagagagaattatgccgttttaaagcttatttcttgcaattctacacattttgctatcataTGCTTTCTAGGGGGCCCCCAATCAATATTTACTTTCTTGCTTGCCTCACATCCTAAAGGGTTGTAGGTGGTAGGCTATGGATGTGGGGTTGAGGAGGCTGACAAATTTGCCCTATGGGCTAATACCACATAATGCAGCACTTGCCTCAGTCACATGGAACAGACACACTGCTTTAGCCTCCTCTGCTGCAAGGCATTCTCCTTTCCCTTTCATGCATCCCACCAAGCATTATAAAATGAGTGTACAAAAGGGCTCTGGGTGGGTACTGTATGACTGCTGCCCCCGCCACACATCCAGTCCTCCTCAACATTTACTACTCCTCCTCATTGTCGTGTCTGCCTTGGGGAGAATGGGGTGTGATGCCACTGTAAAGCATGGGCGAGAGGAGAGATGTGATATGAGAGAGATGCACATGTCCTTTCAGATCCTGATGCAGGCACACACGACTGATAAATACAGCCTGAATGTTCTGTTTCCCCAAACCCATCACAGATAAGAGCTCCCTATCTGTCTACAGAAGTGTGACATCTGTGAAGACAGAAGCAAGCACTGAGGTGCAGTAGCTACATGAATTGCTTTGCTGTGTAAAATAAAAGGCAATGATTGGGACTGGGCCATAGCACAGAGAGACATTAGCCTGGGAAACGATAAGGAATATGGATACGCTGACTAGTGTTTGTGGCTTCCTTGTTTAAGATACAACATTGAAGGGATTTATTCTAAATTGAGGGGATATGTAAAACAATCCCGACTGGCCACTTCAGACAGAAAATACATATAATGTATTTTCAATTATTTACAATGTCGCACACTATGAAACATACCAATACAATCTAATATAGCACTGACTAAAAACATTTTTGATAACAGACTGACACATGATTTGTCAGCCATATGCATTAGTGCAGCTCTGAACTGAAATGCTGCCATGGTTCAATTGCTGCTGTCACTGAGAAGGTGATGGGTGATGTATATTCTTAGTTAGACAATTTGGCAAGGCTATAAAGTATTACTGTACTCGAGATGAAAAGCATACAGCAACAGACTAACTCATCTCCAGGGGCAATGTAATTCTCAGagaatacataaaaaaatgtttgcagcgATCAGCAACTGTCCACAAAGATGCAACCAACTACCGTCACATGTTGTGACTTTGACATTTCTTGGCGTCAGCAATTCTGCGACCTATTGACAGCCTGCAAGTAGAACTACATAACATGCAAAAACTGTTGCAACTTCTTACTTCTCTGTTCGGATAGGCTCACAGAACTGCTGAATGGATATGTAGTGGACATAATTCATTACAAAGGGGCAAAGAAATATGACATTAAAATCAGTGGCAAAAAAAGTATGAAATGTAAAATGCAGGAAAACATAGGGTCTGGCGATAAATAATAGGCTACTTTGATATTCAGATTTTACATCAATTTAATTGAGTGGGTAGATTGCTTATACACTTTATACAATTAGGCTACAGAATAAAATTGATTGTCCATCCATCACCTGCTCATTCACACTCTGTGATTGCAGAGCTCTCTTTATCAGCATGCAGTATAAATATTTAATAAAGTAAGATCCTCCCCTTTGGCATTGGTAATCCGGTCATGATTTCACTTCAGATTACGCTACAACTGAACAGGCATGTCAGatctatacacacaacacacataaataTTTCAAATGCGATAACCGCAAAGGGAATGCATGAGGTGTATTCAAATCTACAGAATTTAACTGTGTCAGTTTAACAAAAAGTCACCACATTAAATCAGTTTGCGATAGAAGAGACGAATGCTGATATGTTTTGGGCTACAATGCACGACCACTGCAGTCAGTGCAGTCAGAGCACAGAAGCTTGTTCAAGAAATGGCAGTATTAATTACATATTTAAAGTATGAATGAAAGATTAAAACGCAAAAACAGATACTTATTGGTAATCAAATCATGTTGATTTAAATGAAAAGACGCTGACTGGTCACAACAGAGAAATACTAACAGGCGCATTTACAACAGTAGCCTACAAGCACATACGCGCACATTCACGCACACGCGCAACTTCAACGTTTATGCATGCTTATCAGAGAGCTGCATCAATGATATTTACACAGATACAGCTCAATGATATTTTACAACAAAAATAAATCGTGGAAGCAACTTAAAAATAATGAAACTATTCAGTAAGCCATTTACCAGGTCCGTGGTCATGTTCTGTTGAGTAGTGGCAATCATCTTTGCTGTCTTCAACAAGCGTCTTCATAGAATTAAATCATGCTCCTTTTAGCGTTTGGTCTGCATGCATGCGTTGTTCGCAAGTTGTCCAAGTgaaaacatttctctctctctctctctcttcctctgtctctgagGGAGGaagagttttgtgtgtgtgtgtgtgtgttgttctgtataTGGTCATTTGACAATTCCTCACAGATTTTAAATCCATACCACTGATTAGCTCAGAAATGAATCAAGACACGGTCAAAACCTCTGTCTCAGCAACATTTCATGGTCAtatccactgggcacacactggttgaatcaacgttgtttccacctcatttcaatgaaattatgttgaaccaacgtggaatagacgttgaattgacgtctgtgcccagtgggtaagtaGTCGCGGGGCTGAAGGCTGGGCGGCTGGTCTTACTGTTGCATGCCAGCACTAAATCACAGCTACTGAATTCAAATAGCCTAATTGTGATGGCAATATACATATAACATCCCAATAATCAatatgatataataataataataaatacgaATGAATGTTAATTAATACTAACGCTTAATAATTATCATAATTAAAACGTAATATTGATTATTGTAGATTTTCCCAAATGTTCATTCATATTTGCCACATTTTATTTAGGCTACTGTTGCTTGCTTGCAGGACTGGCTGATCCAGGATCAGAGCTAAGTGGTAACCGTTTTATGGGGCTGCTGGCCCACATACGCGTTGACGTACAGCTACGTGATAAACGTCAGTTGATATTCATTGGCTAGTGGGTAAATTTGAAATGTAACGTGCCTGTCTTACTTGAATACACACTTCCAGGAGCTGAGTTTGAGATGATCCGAACAAAAGAATAACACACTTGCTCATCCAGTGCCAAAAGAGAGGTCAAAACAGTTGGCTGTGAAAAAGTTTAGGTGTTTTGTCTGCCTTATTTCATTACTCAGAGTGGTGGACTCAGCAAGCGGTATGTAATTGTAACGTTAGTTATTCTATTaacgttagcatgctagctagctgtagtttttTGAATCATAGTTACATCACCAACAATGTTGGCTAGGTAGCCTAGCTAAATCTACTGTTGCTtgctaaattagcaaacatttttgtATGTGcgagtaaacttttttttaaatgacaatcAACATGTTTACTCAAATCTTCAACGTTAGTTAGGTTACTATGATGAATAGAGTAATAGTAATGACGTCTTTTTAGGCACTAACGttaactccgccatggttcgttggacaaagctATGGGCGTTttggataaacgccgaaaataagaTCTGTGgcaaacacaggcttaggagatcttatacgtttttgTTCTATGAGAATCTTCTTCTAACCTCCACTTTTTGTGAAATTTAATTATTTTATGTAATCAAAAAAAGCacaggcttcataattcataacgGTAATTTTAACTGACTGATGTAATCTCATAAAACACAACGTAAAATCTTCCAAGGCTGTGTTAACCTCGGACCTTATTGTCGGAGTTTAGCCAAAACCGtattctagttaaataaaataagattCTTTCCTCATAgaaatggctgaacgaaccagatgTAAATCCTTTCGGTTTATAGGACTAACGTTACAAGCTCTATGATTAGGGTTCACCAGCAGACAATTGTGCCGAAACAATTAGCTTGGGGATGATGTAATTCAATATTGAGATTTAGCAAAATTATTTTTATGAGCCTCATAGAAGTTCATTATCAGTATTGGTTTCTATGTGCCCTTTATTTTTCCCAGAAGATGGACACTGCTGTGATGAACCTACACAGCTTGTTTGGCAATCTGCGGTCTCATGTAGACATACTCAATGAGAGCATTGAGCCCCGTAAGTAATTctgtttaatttgatttgacaaggaGATTAATAATATAGACAATGGATAAGTGGATGGATAAGTATTCAAAGCTAACACTCATTATTGTGCAACTTCTCTTATCAGAGTTCATCCAGATGGCCCTCAACTTTGAGGACTGCCGTCGTAGATGGCTCAGGCTTGAGCGGGACCTGGGGTCCTGCAAGGAAGTGCTTTCTAAGGCAGAAACGGAGAGGGGAGCCCTGGAAGTCAAACTCAAGCATGCTCGAAATCAAGTCGACGTGGAGATTCGCCGCCGCCAGAAGGCAGAAGCTGACTGTGATAAGTTGGTGTGTATGCACAGACAAAGTCtatcttaatattttcttctcTTCACTGGCACCCTCAGACTGGTTCACTCTTCTCCCAATAAACTGTCGAATGGCTTCATACGACTCCTCTCACCTCCGCTCTCCCTGTGTTCTTCTGTGTTACAGGACCGCCAGATCCAGCTGATTCGGGAGCTTCTGATCACTGAGGGCTCCAGCAATAGCATCCAGCTGAATGAGGAGCAGCGTTCTGCTCTGGCCTTCCTTAACGCTCGTTCTCAGGCGGCACCAGCCAACCTTAACACCAGCCGAAGGTAAGGACCCACTTCTAGTGCCTTGCTCCTGTTCATGAGTTGAAAAGCTTACCAATGCATTTTCTATTAACATATCAACATCTGAAAAGTTAGTCAATCTATGGTTATTTTCCATAGATTGAAGACCATAGATGAGTCTGCCTCTATTTCATCAGACATCAGCTATGATAAAACGGATGACTCTCTAGTAAGTTTATATTTGTCTTCTCTAAATGCTTAAGCCTCGGAATCAAGTATATTACTCATCCAAACCTTTAGCTTGGAGAATGGCTAATGCAACCAATGCATAATATAATTTAGATGATAAATTGGCATATTTTGCAATAATGAACCTGGTCTGTTTGTTTGATTAAACCATTCCAGGACTGGGACTCATCCATTGTGAGAACTGTGCGGCTGAAGAAACGTGAAAAGAGGGTAAGCAGTTCATTGGAATTATTTGTTGAATGTGTAAATGAAGGGCTCAGTGGTGTATTTGTTATTAACATGTTTGACATCTTCATTACAGCGTTCTGCCTCAAGAAATTTCGTTGATGGTCCCCCATGTGCTTCCAAAAGGTCTCGATCAACAGGCAGAACTTCTGAGAAGGTAAAGGTTTTTAGTTTCATTTCTATAAAAATGCCCATTGTCCGAAAACATCTTTAAAGGGTATCTTAAAAAGACAAATGTCTttgctagtaaaaaaaaaaaggcaaagtcAATgctagtaaaaatatatataaatgcatTACAAAAAAAGTGTGCGCATGGGGGGGCCATGCGCACACTTTTTTTGTAatgcatttatatatatttttactagcattgactttgctgataactttttatttatttaagaaatGACTTACTACGTCTGTTGTGGTTGTTTCACTTAGCTATCTTATTGTGAAATTTTCATATTAATAATCTCTAGCACTACTTGAACATCAACATATGAAAATGGTGCGTTTTGTAGTTAAAAATATGTTTCCTATgcacatcaaccaattagtaggcaatgcttactcattggttaaaatcacatgatgtACACAGATGTCTTCCTGTCTTTTTTTACTACCAAACatagaaatgtgccattttcacatgttgatgttggggtggtgctatgatgaaatttccctttaagacgaatgcactaactgtaagtctggatacgagcatctgctaaatgaataaaatgtggGTAACTGAGAGCGGTTACTCATTATACTGTTGAGGTTTAAAGTGATTTGACTGATATGTTTAATGGCTGTAGGGAAATGAGTCTCTTGTGGCCAAGACTACAGTGACCGTGCCTGCTAACGGAGGTCCCATCGAAGCTGTTTCTACTATTGAGTCTGTTCCCTACTGGACTCGGAGCAGGAGAAAGACTGGTAACAGCTCTTACTCATTTACTGTGGATTTGGTGAACTTTCAAATGGAAGATGGTATTTTTATGTCGAAGCATGATAGGATATTTATTTGGGAAGCAGCACGCAGCTAGATTATATTAGTTTGTCCGTGACAATGTGACATGTTCATAACTCATCATAGCTGCATTGTCAGAGCAGTATTTGACCTCTCGTTCCCACCTGTTCAGCTACACATGAGTGGGACTCAGAGTCAGTAAAGTCTGAGGATGTCATGTTCAAACAGCCCAGCAGGCCTCAGGAACCCAGCACGCCCCAGGGCAACGGAGGTGTCCGTCTGCACGAGTTTGTCTCCAAAACGGTAGGAATGTCACTTGTTTTCAGTCAGAGAAGGTTATTACATGTGTGAATTTAGCAAGGCAGAAAAGGCTATTTTGTTAAATTAGCTTTTGTAATAAAAATGTGCTGCTTTGGGTCTTATTTTCAGGTTAAAATGACAAAAGTTATGGTTTGTGCAAACTTGGATCAACCAAGCTTTGTTTTACCTCACGCACAGGTAATCAAGCCAGAGTCATGTGTACCTTGTGGCAAGAGGATCAAGTTCGGAAAAATCTCCTTGAAGTGTCGTGACTGCAGAGTGGTCACCCACCCAGAGTGTCGTGAACGCTGTCCCCTGCCATGCATCCCCAGCCTGAGTGGCACTCCTGTCAAAATCGGACAGGTACAGGGATGTTTCTTGTGAATTCTCAACTTGTGTTCATATACTTAAACAATACGTTCATTCTGATACATGCAACTTGTCTGTCTTCAAATATCTTGTGATTTCAGTGTAGTCTAATGGATAACCATTCTCTCTTAAATGTCTTACCAATCCCAGGGTACGCTTACAGACTACGTCTCCCATGTCCAATCTCCCATGATTCCCTCTTTGGTGGTGCACTGCGTCAATGAGATTGAGCAGAGGGGCCTACATGAGGTGAGTTGTCATCTCCAGTCTGTTAAAAAAATCCACACAGCCTCACACACTTGGCTGAAGAATTGCTGTGTTTTTTAAAGCTTAGTTTATACAGTAGTAATATAGCTTCAAACTCTTTTTCACACTTTGTCTATGATTGAGCCCAGTTTCACCATGTTCTTTTCTCTCCCAGACCGGCCTCTATCGGCTGTCCGGTTCAGACCGCACGGTCAAGGAACTGAAGGAGAAGTTCCTGCGTGGGAAGACTGTCCCACTGCTCAGCAAGGTGGATGATATCAACTGCGTCACTGGGCTCCTCAAAGACTTCCTCAGGAACCTCAAAGAGCCCCTCCTCACCTTCCGCCTCAACCGCACCTTCATGGAGGTTGCAGGTGGGTGTTGGCCCTTAAGCG
This window contains:
- the LOC111976509 gene encoding rac GTPase-activating protein 1 — encoded protein: MDTAVMNLHSLFGNLRSHVDILNESIEPQFIQMALNFEDCRRRWLRLERDLGSCKEVLSKAETERGALEVKLKHARNQVDVEIRRRQKAEADCDKLDRQIQLIRELLITEGSSNSIQLNEEQRSALAFLNARSQAAPANLNTSRRLKTIDESASISSDISYDKTDDSLDWDSSIVRTVRLKKREKRRSASRNFVDGPPCASKRSRSTGRTSEKGNESLVAKTTVTVPANGGPIEAVSTIESVPYWTRSRRKTATHEWDSESVKSEDVMFKQPSRPQEPSTPQGNGGVRLHEFVSKTVIKPESCVPCGKRIKFGKISLKCRDCRVVTHPECRERCPLPCIPSLSGTPVKIGQGTLTDYVSHVQSPMIPSLVVHCVNEIEQRGLHETGLYRLSGSDRTVKELKEKFLRGKTVPLLSKVDDINCVTGLLKDFLRNLKEPLLTFRLNRTFMEVAELADEDNSIALMYQTISDLPQANRDTLAFLAIHLQRVAQSLDTKMDITNLARVFGPTIVGHAVPDPEPMTILQDTKRQPKVIERLLGLPVEYWSQFMMVDHDQPHPDHMIIENNNCYTPDHKVSMLGPLTTPEHHQMNKTPSSSSLGQRMKSTLSKTTPKFGSKSKSVVGVGFASRQGNFFASPLLK